The Chloroflexota bacterium genomic sequence TGCGACGCACTTCCGGAAGTGCGTCGCACCTTGGCACCTGTGCGAAGGGGCGCAGCGCGTAGGGGCGACCCGCGGGCCGCGGATAGCAAGCGCGCAAACCTGCGACGCACCTCCGAGGTGCGTCGCAGGTGGGGCCGCACAGCGACCGTAGGGCAGGCTTCCAACGCCGCTGTAACCGCGAATAACGCCAATCCACGCGAATAAGGAACGGAGCGTAGCCCCCGGCGGCGATGGAAAGCCGCCCTACGTGTCTACTTTTGTATCCCCCATTCGTGTCAATTCGTGTTATTCGTGGATGACTCCTGTAACCGCGAATGGCGCGAATCCACGCGAATGGGGAACAGTAGGGGGCGCGGAGCGCCGATTGACACGCCCACGCGCGCGTTCTATAATGGGCCAAATCGCGACAGGGAGGACACCCACAATGGCAGCCAACGCCGTGAACGAGAACGATGTCCCCTGGGGGCCTCACCCCCGCTATGAGGGGCTGCAAATGAAAGTGCTGGTCCCCGGCACCGTCAACCCCGCGCTCAACGTCAGTCGTGTGCGCGTGGAGGTGGGCCAGCAGATTCCACCCCATGTCCATACCTCCTCATCCGAGACCTTCTACATCCTCCGGGGGACGGGCGTCTGCTACTTGGGCGATACGCCGGTCCCCTTTGGCCCCGGGTTCTGCTTCTACGCGCCGCCGGGGCACGAGCATCGCCTGGAAAACACGGGCGCGGAACCAGTGGAGATTCTGGCGGTCTTCGCGCCGCCGATTGCGTAGTACCTCAAGCGGGCTTTCCGCGTTAGATTGGGCGAGGAGGCGTTGAATTGGCAAGGCGCTGGGTTATCGCTGGGGCGGCAACTCTCTTGTGCATCCTCGCTCTGGGAGCGGCGGTGAGGGCTGCGGTTTCGCCTGACCCCGAGGCCCAGCAGCCCATGGTCATGATCCTGCCCGATACGCAGACGGTGGCCCCCGGAGAGACCGCCCTGGCGCGGGTGTGGGTTGAGGACATCACCAACCTGCAGGGCGCGGCGGTTACCATCCTCTTTGACCCCACAAAAATCCAGGTTGTGGACGCCAACACGAGCCTGCCAGGGATTCAAGTAGAGCCGGGGCCGCTGTGGTCGGCATCGGCGTATCCGTCCAACCCGATCATCAACATCGCCGACAACGCGACAGGCGTGATCACCTACGAGCAGGCGCTTCTCGGATCCGCGTTCACCGGCAGCGACGACATGATTCTGATCACGTTCGCGGCCGTAGCGCCGGGCCGCTCCGACGTCATCCTCAGCCGCGTGCAGATGCTCAACAACTTCGGCGAGCACATCCCGGTGCAGATTCGCGACGGCGAGATTCTCATCTCGGGCACCGTCCCGACTTTCACGCCCACGCCCACGCCCACCCGCACCCGCACGCCCACCGCCACCCCGACGCGAACCCTCACCGCGACGCCTACGCCCACTCGCACTCGCACGCCCACGGCGACGGCGACGACGACCCCAACGGCCACGCGGACCGGGACGGCGACAGCCACCCCGACGCCCACGCGCACACCTACGGCGACGCCGACGCGCACGAACACGCCCGCGGCCTCGCCCACGAGCACGAGGACGGGGACCCCATCGGCGACGGCCACGCTTACGCAGACGCGCACACCCACCGCCACCCCTACGCGCACGCCCACGATGACGGCGACGCCCACGGCCACGCGCACGCCTACGTTCACGCCCGGGCCTTCGCCCACACCCACCGACACCCCGACGCCGACGGCGACGGCCACGCCCACCCCCACGGCAACGGAAACGCTCACGGCGACGCCCACGGCCACGCCCGGGCCTTCGCCCACGCCCACCCCAACGTCCCCGCCGGGGCCTGCGCGGCGGCTGCGCCTGCCGGCCATCGCCTGCTCGCGCACCGACGAGTACGAACCCAACAACTTCCAGGCGCAGGCCTACGGGCCGGTGGTCTCGGGCCAGAGGTACGTGGGGTTCCTGGCCAGCATGATGGACTACGACTGGTTCTACCTGGTGAAGGCCGCGCCCGGGCCGATAGACATCACCCTTGACGTGCCGCCGAGCGGGGATTACGACATCTACCTGTTCCTGGCGGGCGCGACGGGCGGCAATCAGTACGTGGCGAAATCGGATCGGTACGGGAACGGCGTGGACGAGTACATCTACTTCAACGCGCCCATCGCCACGGAGTACTACATCTTGGTCTATCCCTACAGCGACGCGCACCCCAACGCGCCCTACGTGCTCCGCGTGCTCTACTGATTTGGCGCGCGGGGGGTGTCTGTCGCGATGATTCGCATGCAGAGGAGGCGTTCCCTTGTGGTTTGAGACCGCGCTGGTTGCGCCAGGCGTCCACCGCATCACCGAGGGCGGCATGGTGCACGCATACCTGATTCAGGGCGACGACTGGGCCGTCCTGGTGGATTCCGGCTTTGGCATCGGCGACATCGGCCAGGTGGTCCAGGGCCTCACGGATTTGCCGGTGCTCCTTGTCAACACGCACGCCCATCTGGACCACGTGGGCGGCAACGCGCACTTCGCGACGGCGTTCCTGCATCGGCGCGAATCCCTGGCCGAAGTCGGGGAGACCGCCCGCCGCTTCCGCGAACTGGCCACCCAGGCCGACTTCCCCGAGCCGTTCCCGGACGGGTTCTCCATGGAGCGGTACGCCCCCCAGGTGCCCGAACCGACGCATCGGCTGGCCGGCGGGGAGACGATAGACCTGGGCGGGAGGGCGCTGGAGGTGTTGCACACGCCCGGCCACACGGCGGGGAGCGTCTGCCTGCTGGACGAGGGCAGCCGCCTCTTGTTCACGGGCGACACCATCACCGACCGCCCGCTCCAGGGCATCGGCGATGGCGTGAGCCTGGCCGAGTACCAGGGGACGCTGCGATTGCTGGCGGAGATGGCGCCGGATGTAGATTTGCTGTTCCCCGGGCATGGGCCGTCTCCGCTGGTTCCGGCGATCATGGAGGAACTCGCGGGCGCTGCCCACGCCCTGGAGGACTCGCAATTTCAGCAGACCACAATCGGCGGGCGGCCTGTGCGGGCGGCGAACGCGGGGCGGTTCACGTTCTTCGTGCGGCTGCCCTGGGAGTCGGCGGACCAGCGGTGAATCGCACGTTTAGATGAGTAGGAGGAAGAAGCGGATGGCAGAAGCGCCAGGGTCGTACAGAATCATCTGCACGGTGATACGCCAGGAGGGCCGGTGCGCCATGGGCCACAAGGTGGGCGACCAGATCGTCATGGACGAGAGCGGCGTGCATGGCAACATTTGCTTCCACGCGCTCTACTCGCTGATACCGAAAGCGTTTGCGATGATGTACGGGGCCACTTTCCCCTGGCTTGAGGACAAGGACGTGGCCACCCATGCCTGCCCGGATGCCGAGAACCCCCTGGTGTTTGAACTCCGAAGGGTGCGCTAGGCGACATCGGCGCGAACGGTGAGCGGAGTGGGGCCTTGCGCGTGCTTGTCGTGGCGACCCACAACCGAGGCAAACTGCGAGAATACGAGGAACTGCTCGCGGGCCTGCCCGTGCAGTTCACCAGCCTGGCCGACCTGGGCGTGCGCGATGAACCCCAAGAGGGCCACGCGGGATTCGCGGACAACGCGCGACTGAAGGCGCGGTTCTTCGCGCGCCTCACGGGGCAACTGACCCTGGCCGACGATTCCGGGCTAGAGGTGGACGCGCTGGGCGGCGATCCGGGCGTGCGCTCGGCGCGGTATTCGGGCGCGGGTCGGAGCGACCGAGAGCGGTACGAACTGCTGCTGTCGCGCCTGAGCGAGATTCCACCGGAGGGGCGCACGGCGCGGTTCCGCTGCACCATCGCCGTGGCCGCACCGGACGGGGTGTTGTTCACGGTGGAGGGGACTTGCGAGGGCCTCATCACCATGCTTCCCCGCGGCAGTTACGGGTTTGGCTACGACCCGGTGTTCTACGTCGTGGAGCGCGGGCGCACCATGGCCGAATTGGAGCCTGCGGTCAAGAACCAAATCTCCCATCGGGCGCGCGCCGCCCAGGCCGCGCTTCCGCTGTTGCGGGCCATCCTGGGCGAGTGAGACGGGCGCCCGCATTCGTGCCGTGCTGCCGCATGGGGACGGCTACAGGGTGCAGGGATCGGCGCCCTCGGATTCGCGGGCCAGCACGTCCAGGTAGCGTTCCAGGTAGCGCGTGATGTCGGCCCGCTCCTCGGGGGTGAAGTGCGCGAGCAACTGGCGCGTGCGTTCCATGCGCTGCGCCCGCGCGCGCTCCAGCAGCGCCTCGCCCTCGGCGGTGAGCGACACGATGACCGAACGGCGGTCGTTGGGGTCGCGGCGGCGCTCCACCAGCCCGGTGCTCGCCAGGCGGTCCACGATGCCGGTCATGGTGGCCGAGCACTGTTCCGTCGCCTCGGCCAGAGTCCCGATGGCCACGCTGCCGCCATGCGCCTGGATGAACATGAGCGCCAGGAACTGGGGCATGGTCAGGCCGAGGGCGCTCAGGGTTTCCGCAAACCGCCTGCGCTGCCTCCATACCAGCAGGGCGACCATTTCTTCAAACCGCGCGACGTCGGAATCCTCCAAGGTGTACGCTCCTGGCAGGGTTGCCGGCCATTTGTGCGCCCGCACCGTGCCGGCGAGATTATTTTGCATCGCTAAGTATACAGGACAAACCCGTTTCTGTCAAACGGCGCTGGAGCGCATTTCGGCTTGGGGACGAGCGGGGTTCACCTCACCCTTCCCCACCCAGCCCCCCGCTTACCCGACGCGCGGCGGCGTTTACCTCACCCATCCCCACCCCAGCCCGGCCCCTTCTCTCTTGTATATTCACACCGGCACCTTAACAACCCGGATAGCCATCTGAGCAGGCTCCGCTGGCGGAGAGGCGGAACGAGGGGGGTGAGGTCAGCATGCCCGCGCGGGGTGTCGTCCCCTCTGCCGCCGGGAGAGGGCTAGGGTGAGGGGCGACGCGCGGGGCTGAACCCCCGCGCTGAAAGAACAAAGCCCCTTCGGGGGCTGACGATAGCCCGCAGGGCTTGGCCCACCAGCCCGATGCTTCAGCGTTGGGCAGCGTGGCGACGCGCGGGGCTGAACCCCCGCGCTGAACGAACCAAGCCCCTTCGGGGCTGGGGATAGCCCGCAGGGCTTGGCCCACCAGCCCGATGCTTCAGCGTTGGGCAGCGTGGCGACGCGCGGGGGTGAACCCCCGCGCTGAACGGGCCAAGCCCCCTTCGGGGCTGGGGATAGCCCGCAGGGCTTTGTCCATTTAGCCCGACGGCTTTAGCCTCGGGCAGGCACGCGTCGTTCCCTCTCCCGCCTGGAGAGGGCCAGGGTGAGGGGTGGCGGCGCGGCGTCCTCCGCGGTGGAACCCGATCGCCCGGGGCGTCGGGAGGCGCGCAGGTCTGCCCTACGGGCAGGCGCCCCCGGGCCAGCGCAGCCCCTCCAGCCCGATGACGCCGCACGCTACGCGCTCCCCGTTCACGAACAACTCCCCGTACAGGGAACCCCAACCGCTGGACACGAACACGCGGATCTCGTTGAAGTTCGCCGTCAGCGTGTAGTTGGCGTAGAGCGTAACCGTGCCCAGGAATCGCGGCGAGCCGCCGTCCAACTCGTAGAAGATGCTGCGCGTCTGGTAGTAGCCCGAAACGTAACGGGCCGTGAACCGCACGGTATGGAGCGGTGGCGCGGGCGTGGGTGTGCGGGTGGCCGTGGGCGTCCAGGTGGGCGTGCGGGTCGCCGTAGGCGTCCGGGTAACCGTGGGTGTGCGGGTCGCCGTGGGCGTTGGGCTGGGCGTATGGGTGCGCGTAGGCGTCGGGGTAGGCGTCGGTGGCTCGTCGCACCGCCCACCCGGCCAGATCAGCCCATCACTGCTCAGGACGCCACAGGCCACGCGCTCCCCGTCCACGTACAGGTTCTGCTCGTACAACGTCCCCGCCGACGTGGTCAGGAAGACCCAGATGGAATTGAAATGCGCCGTGAATTCCCACTCGCGCGAGAGACTCACCGTGCCCAGGAATTGCGGCCTGCCGTCATCCAGCACGTAGTACGCGCTGTAGGTCATGTAGTAGCCCGACGCGTACCGGGCCGTGAACCGTACGGTATGGAGCGGCGGCAGGGGCGTGGCGGTCGGCGTGGCCGTGGGCGTCGCGGTGGGGGTGCGGGTGGCGGTTGGCGTGCGCGTGGGCCCGGGCGTGGCGGTATACGTCGGGGTCGGGGTCGGCGTGCGCGTAGGCGTGCTCGTCGCGGTAGGCCCGGGCGTAAAGGTGGGCGTGGGCGTCGTGGACGGGAGCACCACTGGCACGTAGGCGTAGTCGTCTATCTCGCACTCGCCATAGGCGATGCGGAACCAGCCGCTTTCGCCCCAGCCGGTGCCCCAGGAGTTCTTGGCGATCCAGTAGCCGCCCGCGTCATCGTACCCGACCAGCACCACGGCGTGTCCGCCCAGCAGGCCGCCCCAGGTATGCCGATAGACGCCGCCCACGTAGGAGTAGAAGTCCTGGTACACGTTCATCGTGGCGACGACCGGCCCGCCATCGGCCAGCACTTCCTTGATGTCCTGCGCCCCGCTCACGCCTGCCCATCCGGCGATGCGCGTAACCCGCGACGGCCAATCGGCGCACAGGTTGCAGGACTGGTTGATGGGGCTATAGGGCGCGCAGGCCTCGTCCACGATGCCCACGTCGCGGGCGAAGTTTAGCGCGGCGCTGGGGGACCAGCCCACCTCGCAGCAGGGGCCGCAGCCGCAGTAGAACAGGTGCCCCTCCGACAGGTTGGGGTTCAGGTTGGGGTTGCCCGCCGCCACTTCCAGCCGCGCCTCTATGGCTCCGACGGTGCCGAATGCCACGCACGAGCCACACGAACTCTGGTTGCGGATGAGCGTGGTGAAGTCCTGGCCGCCTACATTCCGCCAGTCCAGGCTTGGCGGGTAGGTGTAGTCGGCGGGCCGACGCCGCGCGGTCATCAGGCTCAGGATGCGCTCTTGCTCCAGGACGCGGGCAGGAACGCCCAAGAGGGCCACCTGCTCCTGGGGGCTGAGGTCCGAGACCGATGTCTCGCCCGCCTGCCAGGTCTCGGGCTGAGGCGTGACCAGCACGGGGCCTTGAGGCCCCCCGGCCAAGACGATAGTTGCGGTGAGGACAAGCGCAATAAGTCCGAACAAAGCCAGCGCTGCAGCCGACCGCGCCGGACGCGAGAAAATAACACGGATAAACATAATAATACCTCGCGCTCTGGCGATTGCGAAGCGCGCCGATTGCAATGAATGCATAGCATGCAGCCGAAAAACATACGCATCGCGCGCTTGCACCCACATTGTACCCTACGCGGCCCGCGCGGTCAATAGGACAGAAGGACTAGGCTCGGTTCCAAAGGCTGTTGGTCGCGCCTTGGCCGCCAACACAAGACGGGGCCGAACCGAAGGGCTACGGGCGCGTTGCCGAAGGGACACGCCCGTTCGGGGTTGCGGATGCGTCTCGCACTTGTCAACCCTTCGGACCCCGCGTAGGCTGCGCGAGACGACAGAGGAGGCATGCGATGACCCACCGCCGTGCGTTGCGCCTTTGGGCCCTGGGCGCGATCCTGCGCCGTGTAGATTTGTTCAGCCGCCACATTCTGGCGCGGCCGTTGCGCGCCTACCAGTTGGCGCCTGCCCAGGCCATCGTGGATAGCGTCCTGCGCCGCCGCGGCCTCACCTTCGCCGTCATGATGAGCCGCCAGGCGGGCAAGAACGAACTCTCGGCCCAGGTGGAAGCGTACCTGCTGGCGCTACACGCGGGCGTCGGCGGGACACTGGTCAAGGCCGCGCCTACCTTCGCGCCGCAGGCCGTCGTGAGCCTGGAGCGCCTGGCCGCCCTGCTGGAGAACCCGCTGACCCGCGGTCGCGCCGTTCGCGAGCACGGCAACACGCTGGCCCTGGGCAAGGCCCGTGCCGTCTTCCTGAGCGCCCACCCCGAAGCCAACGTGGTGGGCCAGACCGCCAGCATCCTCCTGGAATGCGACGAGGCGCAGGACGTGGACGCCGACAAGTGGGACAAGGAGTTCGCCCCCATGGGCGCGTCGGCCAACGTTACCACCGTCTTCTACGGCACGGCCTGGACCCGTCACACGCTGCTGGCGCGGGTAATCCGCGAACTGCGCGCCCAGGAGTCCCGCGACGGCGTTCGGCGCGTGTTCCTCGTCCCAGCCGACGTGGTCGCCGCGGAACTGCCCGCCTACGCCGCGCACCTGGAGAAAGAAGTGGCGCGTATGGGCCGCACGCACCCGCTCATCCGCACCCAGTACTTCTTGGAGGAACTGGACGCAGGCGCGGGGATGTTTCCGCCCGAACGCCGCGCCCTCATGCAGGGCAGCCACCCGCCCCATCTCGCGCCCCAGATGGAATGCGCGTACGCGTTCCTGCTGGACTTCGGCGGCCCCGCCATCGGCGATGACAGCGTTGCGGAACCACACAGCGCGCCGCCCGTGGCCGACAGCAGGCCATACGCCTCGCGCGAGCGCGACGCCACCGCTCTCACCATCGTGGCCGTGGACGCCGACGACGATGTGAGCCTGCCGGTGTATCGCGTGGTCCACCGCAGGGCGTGGGTTGGGGTGGATCACCGCACGCTGTATGGACAGATTCTGGCGCTGGCCGAGGCTTGGAGCCCATGCGCCATCGTCGCCGACGCCACCGGCGTGGGCGCTGGCCTGACGGACTTGCTGCGGTCGGCGTTGGGCGAGCGGGTCATCCCCGTCGTCTTCACGGCGGCCCGGAAATCCGACATCGGCTGGCGGTTCATGGCGGCCTGCGATGCGGGGCGCTTCCGGGACCACGCGGAAGGCGGCGAGGCGCGTTTCGCCACATTGGACGCCCTGCGGCGCGACTTCTGGGCGCAGGCGGAAACCGCCCAGGTGGAGTACCTGCCTGGGCCAGGCCAGCGCATCCGCTGGGGTGTGCCCGAAGCGGCGGGCCACGACGACCTGCTGGTCAGCGCCGCGCTGTGCGTGGTGCTGGACGATGGCGACTGGGGATGCGGGGGGAGCGTGCTCGTGCCGGGACTCGGTTCCAAACTCTGCTAGTCGCGGCATGGCTCCAGGTGCGACGCACTTCCGGAAGTGCGTCGCACCTGGAGCACCAGCATAAGTATAGAACCGAGCGTGTGCTGGGTGGCCCTTGACGCGCGGCGGCTTTTCATGCTAGAATAGACTGCAACCGGGGGCTGACGCATCGTCCCGGCCTGTTCCAGTTCCGAATCTCACCGTGGACGTCAACTTCACCGCCCCCGGAAGGAGCGAGGAACATGGCGCAGGAGTTCCGAGAGATTTACGGCAACATCCCTGGCGTAGTGCGCGGGCTGTTCCACGACGCCCAGAAAGGGCAGGCTGCCGGCGAGCGCCTGCTGGCCATGGGCGTGGCTCCCCGCGACCTGCAGGTGATCCCCATCACCCCGGCGGAGGAACGCAAGTACGCACGGCCCCTGATGGAGGTCCTCGGCATCCGCAAGCCGAAGCAGCGGGTGGAGCAGGCCGCCAGCCCCTTCAAGCCGGGGGATGTGGTCGTGCTGGTGCGGCTGCGGGAATGGACGCGCGAGCGCGTGGAGAAGGTGCTCCTGGACATGGGCGCGGATGAACTGGCCTACTTCCCGCCGCCCGGCGAAGGCGAGATCATCGGCGCGAAGGTAGCGCCCGCCCGCCCGACCTACACGCGCCCGAGCGCCTAGCGGCCCGCCGCAAAGGGAGTGCTCCTTCCATCCGCCATCCCGCCTTGCGCAGCGGAATGGCTTTCCATGTCCTGCGCCGACGCGGCTCGCAGTCCGTCGGTGCGAGTCCGCATTCCCAATCAGGAGTTGGGACCATGACCCTCCCGGAGTCAACCGTCCAGATGCTGCTGGAATACCAGCGGAACGAAATCACCGAGCACCACATCTATAGCCGCCTGGCCACGACGCTGCGCGAGCCTGAGAATCGGCGCGTGCTGGAGCGCATCGCCGCCGACGAGTTGCGCCATTACCGCGAGTGGCGCAAGCACACCCAGCAGGACGTGCAACCCGATCGCCTGCGTGTGTGGAAGTACTACTGGATCGGCCGCATCTTCGGCTTTACCTTTGGCGTCAAACTGATGGAGCGAGGCGAGAAGGATGCCCTCGAGAACTACGGGCGGCTGAAGGACGCCACCCCCGAGGCCGCGATCATCGCCGACGAGGAGGAACAACACGAGAGCGCGCTGCTCCAAATGCTGGACGAGGAGCGCCTGCGCTACACCGGCTCCATGGTGCTGGGCCTGAGCGACGCGCTGGTGGAACTCACCGGCGCGCTGGCGGGCCTGACCCTGGCGCTCCAGAACACCAAACTGATCGCCATGACCGGCTCCATCACGGGCATCGCCGCCGCGCTGTCCATGGCGGCCTCCGAGTACCTGTCCACCAAGGCCGAGAAGACGGTCAAGAACCCCCTGCGGGCCTCGCTCTACACGGGCGTCGCCTACCTGATGACCGTGCTGCTGCTCATCCTTCCGTACCTGGTGGCGACGAACTACTATGTGTGCCTGGCGTGTTCGCTGGCCCTGGCCGTGCTCATCATCGCCCTGTTCAACTACTACATCTCCGTGGCCAAGGATGAGCCTTTCCGAAGGCGATTTGTGGAGATGGCGGGGTTGAGCCTGGGCGTGGCGGCCTTCAGTTTCGTGGTAGGCCTCGTTATGCGCACGTTCCTGGGTGTGGAGATTTAGCAGGCGCGGGCGGGTTCGGAGCGGATGGGTGGGTGCGATGTCCCAAGAGGTCGCGCGCAGGTGGAAACTTGCCGGCATTCTTTTCATCCTCCTGGCGGGGTCTGCGCTGCACTTCGCATTCGCATGGTCGGGCTACTGGCGACCCATCGGCTGGCTTGCCGCCGTCAACGAGAGCCTCTGGGAGCACCTGAAACTGGCGTTCTGGCCAGCGGTGGCGTTCGCGCTGGCCGAGTATGTCGCCTTCGGCTCCCACATGCCGCGCTTCTGGGCGGCCAAGGGAGTGGGTATCGCGGTGATGCCGGCGGTCATCGTGGGCCTGTTCTACGCATACACGGCAATCCTGGGCGAGAGTTTCCTGCCGCTGGACATCGTGATTTTCATCGTAGCCGTCGCCCTCGGCCAGTACGCGAGTTACCGGCTGCTGTTCGCATCCCACGCCGTGGGGCGGGCTGCCGCGATCCTGCCCATCCTGCTGGCGCTGGTGTTCATTCTCTTCACGTACCAGACGCCGGAAATCGGCTTGTTCCGTGACTCGCCGACGGGCGGCTACGGTATCTTGGAGGAGTATGGCGCGCATTAGGGGCGGCGAGGCGCGTGGCGTCAAGGGCGTCATCCTGGACATTGATGGCGTGCTCCAGTTCCAGGGCAGGGTTTACCCTGGGGCCATTGAGGCAGTGCAGGCGCTGCGGGACGCGGGACTTGTCCTGCGGTTCCTGTCCAACAGCACGCTGCACAGCCGTCGCAGCCGCGCGGAACGCCTGAACCAGATGGGCTTTCGCGTCTCGCCCGACGAGATCATCACGGCGTCGTCGGCTACGGCGGCCTATCTGCGCACGCTCCATCCGCGCTCGTGCTGGGTCATGCTGGATGGGGCAGGGCGGGAGGAGTTCCAGGACTTCGTCCAGGACGAGGACAACCCCGAATACATCGTCATCGGGGACAACCGCAGCCGTTTCAATTTTGACACATTGAACAAGGCTCTGCGCCTGTTGCTGCGCGGGGCCAAACTCGTGGCCATGTCGCCGGAACTGCTGGATGCGAGCCTGGGCGATGTGGAGTTGAACGTGGGGGCGTGGGCGCTGATGCTGGAACGGGCGTCGGGCGTGCAGGCGGTGTACGTGGGCAAGCCCAGCCCGTATGTATTCGCCATGACGCTGGCGACGATGGGCCTGGCGAAGGATGAGGTGATCGTCGTGGGCGACCGGCTGTCGTCGGACATCCGAGGGGCCAGCGATTTCGGGGTTCGGTCGGTGTTGGTGAAGACGGGGGAGTACGCGCTGGGGCAGACGCAGGGCGACGCGCGCCCCGACTGGGTGCTGGATTCGGTGGCCGATTTGCCCGCGCTATTGGGGGTGGGCTAGCGTCCGCGCGCGGGGGTGTTCCCTCTCCCTCCGGGAGAGGGCTAGGGTGAGGGGCGCACGCCCGGGCGCGGCTGTGTCCCCTCTCCCGGCGAGAGGGGGAACGGCGCGCGTGTTCCTTTTGCCCCGCATGCCCGCGCCGTGGTATTATCCCCGCGAGACCGCACCAACGGGAGGAATGCCATGTCCGAACGCCAACGCGAGTTGCCCGCGGTTCGCTTGCTGCGCTCCATCGCAACGCTGGGGTTCGGCGTCGTCGTGCAGGCGGCGCTCTACCCGCTGCGCAAGGGGTGGGGCTGCCGCCGCTTCGCCGCCATG encodes the following:
- a CDS encoding cupin domain-containing protein, whose protein sequence is MAANAVNENDVPWGPHPRYEGLQMKVLVPGTVNPALNVSRVRVEVGQQIPPHVHTSSSETFYILRGTGVCYLGDTPVPFGPGFCFYAPPGHEHRLENTGAEPVEILAVFAPPIA
- a CDS encoding MBL fold metallo-hydrolase — translated: MWFETALVAPGVHRITEGGMVHAYLIQGDDWAVLVDSGFGIGDIGQVVQGLTDLPVLLVNTHAHLDHVGGNAHFATAFLHRRESLAEVGETARRFRELATQADFPEPFPDGFSMERYAPQVPEPTHRLAGGETIDLGGRALEVLHTPGHTAGSVCLLDEGSRLLFTGDTITDRPLQGIGDGVSLAEYQGTLRLLAEMAPDVDLLFPGHGPSPLVPAIMEELAGAAHALEDSQFQQTTIGGRPVRAANAGRFTFFVRLPWESADQR
- a CDS encoding TIGR04076 family protein: MAEAPGSYRIICTVIRQEGRCAMGHKVGDQIVMDESGVHGNICFHALYSLIPKAFAMMYGATFPWLEDKDVATHACPDAENPLVFELRRVR
- the rdgB gene encoding RdgB/HAM1 family non-canonical purine NTP pyrophosphatase translates to MRVLVVATHNRGKLREYEELLAGLPVQFTSLADLGVRDEPQEGHAGFADNARLKARFFARLTGQLTLADDSGLEVDALGGDPGVRSARYSGAGRSDRERYELLLSRLSEIPPEGRTARFRCTIAVAAPDGVLFTVEGTCEGLITMLPRGSYGFGYDPVFYVVERGRTMAELEPAVKNQISHRARAAQAALPLLRAILGE
- a CDS encoding MarR family transcriptional regulator → MVALLVWRQRRRFAETLSALGLTMPQFLALMFIQAHGGSVAIGTLAEATEQCSATMTGIVDRLASTGLVERRRDPNDRRSVIVSLTAEGEALLERARAQRMERTRQLLAHFTPEERADITRYLERYLDVLARESEGADPCTL
- a CDS encoding VIT1/CCC1 transporter family protein, producing the protein MTLPESTVQMLLEYQRNEITEHHIYSRLATTLREPENRRVLERIAADELRHYREWRKHTQQDVQPDRLRVWKYYWIGRIFGFTFGVKLMERGEKDALENYGRLKDATPEAAIIADEEEQHESALLQMLDEERLRYTGSMVLGLSDALVELTGALAGLTLALQNTKLIAMTGSITGIAAALSMAASEYLSTKAEKTVKNPLRASLYTGVAYLMTVLLLILPYLVATNYYVCLACSLALAVLIIALFNYYISVAKDEPFRRRFVEMAGLSLGVAAFSFVVGLVMRTFLGVEI
- a CDS encoding HAD-IIA family hydrolase; this encodes MARIRGGEARGVKGVILDIDGVLQFQGRVYPGAIEAVQALRDAGLVLRFLSNSTLHSRRSRAERLNQMGFRVSPDEIITASSATAAYLRTLHPRSCWVMLDGAGREEFQDFVQDEDNPEYIVIGDNRSRFNFDTLNKALRLLLRGAKLVAMSPELLDASLGDVELNVGAWALMLERASGVQAVYVGKPSPYVFAMTLATMGLAKDEVIVVGDRLSSDIRGASDFGVRSVLVKTGEYALGQTQGDARPDWVLDSVADLPALLGVG